In Marixanthomonas ophiurae, one genomic interval encodes:
- a CDS encoding response regulator transcription factor has protein sequence MRQILLIEDEFIIAKDIKLLLEKDTSIHVKTARNYEEAYIHFKANNIDVIICDINLNEEKDGIDIMTEFKQLKTVPVVYLTAYDSHDILKRAKQTMPFAYLLKPFNEVQLKVTIDLAYLNYQKENDSIIENSDYTEQLEELTKREKEILVVIASGKTSKETGEYLNISSHTVEKHKKNIKKKLDLNTVGELVGFAMRSNLYEVS, from the coding sequence ATGAGACAAATTTTACTAATTGAAGACGAATTTATTATCGCTAAAGACATTAAGTTGTTGTTAGAAAAAGACACTTCCATACACGTTAAAACCGCTCGAAATTATGAAGAAGCATATATTCATTTTAAAGCAAACAATATTGACGTTATAATTTGTGATATTAATTTAAATGAAGAAAAAGATGGCATCGATATCATGACCGAGTTTAAACAACTTAAAACTGTGCCCGTTGTTTATCTAACAGCATACGACTCGCACGATATTTTGAAACGAGCTAAACAAACCATGCCCTTTGCCTATTTGTTAAAACCCTTCAATGAAGTTCAGTTAAAGGTAACAATAGACCTCGCTTACTTAAATTACCAAAAGGAAAACGATAGCATTATTGAGAACTCAGATTATACTGAGCAGCTTGAAGAACTCACCAAACGGGAAAAGGAAATTTTGGTAGTGATTGCTTCTGGTAAAACCAGTAAAGAAACCGGCGAATATCTCAATATATCTTCCCACACTGTAGAAAAGCACAAAAAAAACATTAAAAAGAAGTTAGACTTAAATACTGTGGGCGAACTTGTAGGGTTTGCGATGCGGTCTAATTTATATGAAGTTTCTTAA
- a CDS encoding T9SS type A sorting domain-containing protein, whose product MKNINFRILFLILLFGNLFILTGQCLPNGITFTSQTQIDDFPSNYPGCTEIVGDVFIAGNLSNLDGLSQIRNIGGFLKINNTTLENLDGLENLQTIESLLIEYNNNLQNIQALANITSVSRILLIVNESLLSLSGLEGITNIPLELNIHQNQALESLMGLQNLVNIGNNCTIYLNSQLHNLNGLESLSQIGGSFGISENSSLITLQGLDNLSEIGINFTLSRNPQMITLSNLANLTSIGGNLLIQNQTNLPSLDGLENLISIGGTLNISVNNSLSNIEDIKNIDATTITQLQIFQNENLPECAVQSVCEFLNLDPANAVIDTNAIGCNSVQEVEASCELSIQENPLSRVKIYPNPTNGSFTISNVKVGTIKILDSQGRIVRDYNMGDSFYSAKDLSEGIYFVQIQSGNQTTVRQLIKN is encoded by the coding sequence ATGAAAAATATTAATTTCAGAATCCTTTTTCTAATTCTTTTATTTGGAAATTTATTCATTCTTACGGGACAATGTTTACCCAATGGAATAACATTTACTTCCCAAACACAAATTGATGACTTTCCATCAAATTATCCAGGTTGCACAGAAATAGTAGGAGATGTGTTTATTGCAGGAAATTTAAGCAACCTTGATGGATTGTCTCAAATTAGAAATATCGGGGGATTTTTGAAAATTAATAACACGACTCTTGAAAATTTAGACGGATTGGAAAACCTTCAAACCATTGAATCTTTATTAATAGAGTACAATAACAATCTACAAAATATTCAAGCCTTGGCAAACATAACCTCGGTGAGTAGAATTCTATTAATAGTAAATGAAAGTCTTCTATCATTATCCGGATTGGAAGGGATTACAAATATTCCTTTAGAACTTAACATTCATCAGAATCAGGCATTGGAAAGTCTAATGGGACTACAGAATTTAGTTAATATTGGAAATAACTGTACTATTTATTTAAACTCCCAACTTCATAATCTCAATGGCTTGGAAAGTTTAAGCCAAATCGGAGGGTCTTTTGGTATTTCTGAAAATAGCTCTTTAATTACATTGCAAGGTTTGGATAATTTATCTGAAATTGGAATAAATTTTACCCTAAGCAGAAATCCACAAATGATAACATTGAGTAATTTGGCAAATCTAACCTCAATTGGCGGTAATTTACTGATTCAAAATCAAACAAATCTTCCCAGCCTAGATGGTTTGGAAAATTTAATAAGTATTGGGGGAACTTTAAATATTTCGGTTAATAACTCGTTATCAAATATAGAAGATATAAAAAATATTGATGCCACTACTATAACACAACTTCAAATTTTTCAAAATGAAAACTTACCTGAATGTGCAGTTCAAAGTGTGTGTGAATTTTTGAATTTAGATCCTGCTAACGCCGTTATTGATACAAATGCTATTGGATGTAACTCAGTGCAAGAAGTTGAAGCATCCTGCGAACTCAGTATTCAAGAAAACCCACTTTCAAGAGTAAAAATATACCCCAACCCAACCAATGGTTCTTTTACTATTTCAAACGTAAAAGTAGGAACAATAAAGATACTAGACAGCCAAGGTAGGATAGTAAGAGATTATAATATGGGGGATAGCTTTTATTCGGCGAAAGACCTTTCCGAAGGGATTTACTTTGTTCAAATTCAATCGGGGAATCAAACAACCGTTCGACAATTGATTAAAAATTAA
- a CDS encoding ligand-binding sensor domain-containing protein — protein sequence MIVFLLTFFKVFSQETQIIQINQLGQEAGLLQLNAQTLTQDHLGYLWVGTEDGLHRFNGYKFKPYVAHAKDSSSITDDHIRGLLAINDTLWIATNSKGISGFKLSENRFFNLFEENENRDLNIAYKILKVNKKFLLFSTKNHFIIYDRKKKDTQTFTLPKIKKENFISDVIKVSENTYWLATTASGILTFNISTKEINSLQEFDQSSVTSFFENKNTIYIGTNKGLFTHNLTNNSFSKTALNNSIKYLFKKDTDQIYIATNQGTFFYNTISDKATKITFKDKQSKVYENILIEQFVKDDKGNLWMGTAGEGVFYTNKYQKKFTSVQVKLQSKKDDQRISVFPFFKRNDSILWIGTTNGTLKYNFNNKTFKQYETGKKGVTYCFAEDNNGTLWAGGIYDGLMKYNPDTDTFTQWLSDTTINSLSDSEVLTIIPMPNNKLWLCTWAGGISEFNTQTETFSSILVNGKQLNRVRVYLKDSKNNLWLGTDQGLYKLSEGKWVKTYTQNTSESNQLTNDRIFALKEDKKGIIWIGTSSGLTKLNPSTNETTLFYKQKGFTNDFVYNILIDKKDQVWMSTNHGLSVLNTTTNTFKNYTEEDGLQDNEFNGKAGFKDSDGTFYFGGINGFNMFKPEDIVDNPFLPKVYIESVELFNKPIEQNELYKDTLRFKSEENVLTFNFAALNYLNPQKVSYQYKLDNFDKAWSPPSGKRSVTYTNLNPGKYTLKIKASNDAGVWSDTIKTVSLIIIPPWYQTSLFRISAILFILLLGVAFYLYKTRKLKRDKQKLEGIVHERTEDLINKNEDLKAYNEVILKQRDNIEFLMKELSHRVKNNLQIVSSLLNIQTNSIKDNHSKEILTIAKNRILAISYVQAELSSKTDEVNIGEFINNFTVKIMETLTDENSAKFEIQFDLDKNIICKMNITLVGLILNELITNTFKYAFKTYNNENLLKISCKEEMNTITLKIEDNGVGYKKTDIKQDSLGLDMVTEMVYQLNGTIHTESSNGTINTIKIPCIS from the coding sequence TTGATTGTCTTTTTGTTGACTTTTTTTAAAGTTTTTTCTCAAGAAACGCAGATAATTCAAATAAATCAACTGGGGCAAGAAGCTGGACTACTTCAATTAAACGCACAGACTTTAACCCAAGATCATCTTGGCTACTTATGGGTTGGAACCGAAGATGGTTTACATAGGTTTAACGGTTATAAGTTTAAACCATATGTAGCACACGCCAAAGATAGCTCCTCCATTACAGATGATCATATTCGTGGTTTATTAGCTATTAATGACACCTTATGGATTGCCACCAACTCCAAAGGAATTTCTGGGTTTAAGCTTTCAGAAAACAGGTTTTTTAATTTGTTTGAAGAAAATGAAAACAGAGATTTAAATATTGCCTACAAAATTTTAAAGGTCAATAAAAAATTTCTCCTTTTTTCTACCAAAAACCATTTTATAATCTATGATCGAAAAAAGAAGGATACACAAACTTTTACGCTCCCTAAAATCAAAAAAGAAAATTTTATAAGTGACGTTATAAAAGTTTCAGAAAACACGTATTGGCTTGCAACAACGGCCTCTGGCATCCTTACCTTTAATATTTCAACAAAAGAAATAAATTCCTTACAAGAGTTTGATCAAAGTTCGGTAACGAGCTTCTTTGAAAATAAAAACACCATATACATTGGTACCAATAAAGGATTGTTTACACACAATTTAACTAATAATAGTTTTTCTAAAACGGCTCTTAATAATTCAATTAAGTATTTATTTAAAAAAGATACTGATCAAATATACATAGCGACCAATCAAGGTACTTTTTTCTACAATACTATTAGTGATAAAGCAACAAAAATCACTTTTAAAGATAAACAGTCTAAAGTATACGAAAATATATTAATAGAACAGTTTGTAAAAGATGACAAAGGCAACCTATGGATGGGCACAGCCGGTGAAGGAGTCTTTTATACTAATAAGTATCAAAAAAAGTTTACATCGGTTCAGGTTAAATTACAATCTAAAAAAGATGATCAACGCATTAGCGTTTTTCCTTTTTTTAAAAGAAATGATTCTATTTTATGGATTGGGACCACAAATGGGACACTCAAGTATAATTTCAATAACAAAACATTTAAACAATACGAGACCGGAAAAAAAGGAGTAACCTATTGTTTTGCCGAAGATAATAACGGCACCCTTTGGGCAGGCGGTATTTATGATGGTCTAATGAAGTATAATCCAGATACGGACACTTTTACTCAGTGGCTTTCCGATACGACTATAAACAGCCTATCAGATAGCGAGGTGCTTACCATTATTCCAATGCCGAATAACAAACTATGGTTGTGCACTTGGGCAGGCGGAATTAGTGAGTTTAACACACAAACTGAAACTTTTAGTTCAATCTTAGTAAATGGTAAACAGTTAAATAGGGTTCGGGTCTACCTTAAAGATTCAAAAAATAATTTATGGTTAGGTACTGATCAAGGGCTATATAAACTTTCAGAAGGAAAATGGGTTAAAACCTACACCCAAAATACTTCTGAAAGCAATCAACTCACAAACGATAGGATTTTTGCACTTAAAGAAGATAAAAAAGGAATTATTTGGATTGGTACCAGTTCTGGATTAACTAAATTAAACCCAAGCACCAATGAAACAACTCTTTTTTACAAACAAAAAGGCTTTACAAACGATTTTGTTTACAATATTTTAATTGACAAAAAGGACCAAGTTTGGATGAGCACTAACCATGGTCTTTCCGTTTTAAATACAACTACAAATACTTTTAAAAACTATACAGAAGAAGACGGTCTTCAAGACAATGAGTTTAACGGAAAAGCAGGTTTTAAAGACTCTGATGGAACATTTTATTTTGGTGGAATTAATGGTTTTAATATGTTTAAACCAGAAGATATTGTTGATAACCCCTTCTTACCGAAAGTTTATATAGAGTCAGTTGAGTTATTTAACAAACCCATTGAACAAAATGAACTTTATAAAGACACGTTACGATTTAAAAGCGAAGAAAATGTTCTAACATTCAATTTTGCAGCTTTAAATTATTTAAACCCACAGAAAGTATCTTATCAATATAAGCTGGATAATTTTGACAAGGCTTGGAGTCCGCCAAGTGGTAAACGGAGTGTTACCTATACCAACTTAAACCCTGGAAAGTATACCCTAAAAATAAAAGCATCAAACGATGCTGGAGTGTGGAGTGATACTATTAAAACAGTAAGCTTAATTATTATACCACCTTGGTACCAAACATCACTTTTTAGAATATCGGCTATCCTATTCATACTACTTTTGGGCGTGGCTTTCTATCTATATAAAACCAGAAAGCTAAAACGTGATAAACAGAAATTGGAAGGTATCGTTCATGAGCGCACAGAAGACTTAATTAATAAAAACGAAGATCTTAAAGCCTATAATGAGGTAATTTTAAAACAACGAGATAATATCGAATTTTTAATGAAAGAATTGAGTCATCGCGTTAAAAACAACCTACAGATAGTATCCAGTTTATTAAATATTCAAACCAACTCTATTAAAGATAACCATTCAAAAGAAATATTAACCATTGCCAAAAACAGGATTTTAGCTATTTCTTACGTTCAAGCGGAATTAAGTTCAAAGACAGATGAAGTTAACATAGGTGAGTTTATAAATAACTTTACCGTAAAAATAATGGAAACCTTAACCGATGAAAATTCTGCGAAATTTGAAATACAATTTGACTTAGATAAAAACATAATCTGCAAAATGAATATAACATTAGTTGGATTGATATTAAACGAATTAATCACCAACACCTTTAAATATGCGTTCAAAACCTATAACAATGAAAATCTATTAAAAATATCCTGTAAAGAAGAAATGAACACCATTACATTAAAAATTGAAGATAACGGTGTAGGTTATAAAAAAACAGATATAAAACAAGATTCATTAGGGTTAGACATGGTAACCGAAATGGTGTATCAATTAAATGGCACTATCCATACAGAAAGCTCTAATGGTACTATAAACACTATAAAAATTCCTTGTATTTCATAA
- a CDS encoding T9SS type A sorting domain-containing protein codes for MKKIIFLLIFTTTFLFSNLEANAQCPPGPVIINFQQDVDDFASNYPNCTNIDGFLDISSGSPGLTNLDGLSNIETIQGYLTIANSTNLSSLSGLDSLQYIGGNLTVGTNGGLNNLNGLENLSQIGGSLLIGRNNNLSNISALSQITTIPGIAIINENGQLTSLNGLSNLTTVSGGFNIENCPLLTNLNGLQNLNNIGERLYIYDNETLENLTGINNLNSVGELILAQNYSLTSLSGLESLTEIQGNLIITGNYNLSNINSLASLTSVEGDLRVTNTKAPSLTGLDLVNSINGELSISSNNQLTNIDGIRNIDPTTITYLYIQTNSMLSNCAVQSVCNYLSINPEDSNIVLNSSGCYTRQEVEAACELSTEENPLSRVKIYPNPTNGSFTISNVKVGTIKILDSQGRIVRDYNMGDSFYSAKDLSEGIYFVQIESGNQTTVRQLIKN; via the coding sequence ATGAAAAAAATTATATTCTTATTGATATTTACTACAACGTTTCTTTTTTCTAATCTTGAAGCGAATGCACAATGCCCTCCTGGTCCTGTTATAATTAATTTTCAGCAAGATGTAGATGATTTTGCTTCAAACTATCCCAATTGCACCAATATTGATGGTTTTTTAGATATATCATCAGGTTCCCCTGGTCTAACCAACCTAGACGGCCTCTCTAATATTGAAACTATTCAGGGGTATTTAACGATTGCAAATTCTACAAATTTAAGTTCCCTTTCCGGATTGGATAGTTTACAATACATAGGTGGCAACTTAACAGTTGGAACTAATGGCGGACTAAATAATTTAAACGGTTTAGAAAACTTATCACAGATAGGCGGTTCTTTATTAATTGGGAGAAATAACAACCTTAGCAATATTTCCGCTTTAAGTCAAATAACTACTATCCCCGGCATTGCTATTATAAATGAAAACGGACAATTAACATCTCTTAATGGTTTAAGTAACCTTACTACAGTTTCAGGAGGTTTTAATATAGAAAACTGCCCTTTACTTACAAATTTAAATGGCCTTCAAAATCTGAACAATATCGGAGAAAGATTATATATTTATGATAATGAAACACTCGAAAACCTTACTGGGATAAATAACCTAAATAGTGTTGGCGAATTAATTTTAGCTCAGAACTATTCTTTAACATCATTATCAGGTCTTGAATCTCTAACCGAAATACAAGGAAATTTAATTATTACAGGAAATTATAACTTATCAAATATTAATAGCTTAGCTAGCTTAACCTCAGTGGAAGGTGATCTTAGAGTAACAAACACAAAAGCTCCATCACTTACCGGACTTGATTTAGTAAACAGTATTAATGGAGAGCTAAGTATATCGTCAAACAATCAATTAACAAATATTGATGGTATACGCAATATTGACCCAACAACAATTACGTATTTATATATCCAGACAAATTCAATGCTTTCCAATTGTGCTGTACAAAGCGTATGCAATTATTTATCTATAAATCCTGAAGACAGTAATATTGTTTTAAATTCTTCGGGTTGCTACACACGCCAAGAAGTTGAAGCAGCATGCGAACTCAGCACTGAAGAAAACCCACTTTCAAGAGTAAAAATATACCCCAACCCAACCAATGGTTCTTTTACTATTTCAAACGTAAAAGTAGGAACAATAAAGATACTAGACAGCCAAGGTAGGATAGTAAGAGATTATAATATGGGGGATAGCTTTTATTCGGCGAAAGACCTTTCCGAAGGGATTTATTTTGTTCAAATTGAATCGGGCAATCAAACAACCGTTCGGCAATTGATTAAAAATTAA
- a CDS encoding AMP-dependent synthetase/ligase, producing the protein MTDPKRLFDFPYYQLETHPQQKALVTKYDGEWKATSIKEYIDKANALSRALLRMGVEPNDKIAIISMSNRTEWNICDIGIMQTGAQDVPIYPTISEDEYEYVLNHSECKYVFVSCEEVLEKINKIKDNVPSLKEVYCFDKIDGCTNWEEVLEKGKDDSNQDEVEKRKDAIKEDDLATLIYTSGTTGRPKGVMLSHKNIASNAIYSSERLPIVIGKSKALSFLPVCHIYERMLLYMYQYTGVEIHFAESLDTISDNLKEVQPHVMSAVPRLLEKVYDKIYAKGAELSGIKKKLFYWAIELGLEYEPYGENGWWYESKLSIARKLIFSKWQEALGGKLMAIASGSAALQPRLARIFNAAEIPVMEGYGLTETSPVVAVNDMRDKGFKIGTVGKPLRETEVKIADDGEILIKGPQVMCGYYKDQEKTDEVLIDGYFHTGDIGEVDKEGFLKITDRKKSMFKTSGGKYVAPQLIENDMKQSRFIEQILVVGEGEKMPAALIQPDFEFLKDWGAKKGRELSSDPKEIIKNEKVIKRIQKEVDFYNERYGKWERVKRFELTPDVWSIEEGHLTPTMKMKRKVIQNKYQDLYDKIYERNQ; encoded by the coding sequence ATGACAGACCCTAAAAGACTTTTTGACTTTCCATACTATCAACTTGAAACCCATCCGCAACAAAAAGCCTTGGTAACAAAATATGATGGTGAATGGAAAGCTACTTCTATAAAAGAATATATAGATAAGGCAAATGCATTAAGCCGAGCTTTACTTAGAATGGGAGTTGAACCAAATGATAAAATTGCTATCATATCAATGAGCAACCGCACTGAATGGAACATATGTGATATTGGTATTATGCAGACGGGTGCGCAAGATGTACCTATCTACCCTACTATTTCTGAAGATGAATACGAATACGTATTAAATCATAGTGAATGTAAGTATGTTTTTGTTTCGTGTGAAGAAGTACTCGAAAAAATCAATAAAATAAAGGATAATGTACCTTCATTAAAAGAGGTGTACTGCTTTGATAAAATTGATGGTTGTACTAATTGGGAAGAAGTTCTTGAAAAAGGAAAAGATGATAGCAATCAAGATGAAGTTGAAAAACGAAAAGACGCAATTAAAGAAGACGACCTAGCAACTTTAATATATACTTCTGGAACAACCGGCCGACCAAAAGGGGTTATGTTATCACATAAAAACATAGCCAGTAATGCCATTTATAGTTCAGAACGCTTACCCATTGTTATAGGTAAATCTAAGGCGTTAAGCTTTTTACCTGTTTGTCATATTTACGAACGCATGCTTCTTTACATGTACCAATATACAGGTGTTGAAATTCACTTTGCTGAATCACTTGATACTATAAGTGATAACTTAAAAGAAGTACAGCCTCACGTAATGAGTGCCGTACCAAGGTTATTAGAGAAAGTATACGATAAAATTTATGCCAAAGGAGCCGAGCTATCAGGTATAAAGAAAAAGCTATTTTACTGGGCCATAGAACTAGGTTTAGAGTATGAACCGTATGGAGAAAATGGCTGGTGGTACGAATCTAAGTTAAGTATAGCTCGTAAATTAATATTCAGTAAATGGCAAGAGGCTTTAGGCGGTAAGTTAATGGCCATTGCCAGTGGTAGTGCAGCCTTACAACCACGCTTGGCAAGGATTTTTAATGCTGCTGAAATACCTGTAATGGAAGGGTATGGACTTACTGAAACCTCCCCCGTTGTCGCTGTTAATGATATGCGAGACAAAGGCTTTAAAATTGGCACTGTTGGAAAGCCATTAAGAGAAACCGAAGTTAAAATTGCCGATGACGGAGAAATTTTAATAAAAGGCCCACAGGTAATGTGTGGATATTATAAAGATCAAGAAAAAACAGACGAAGTATTAATAGATGGATACTTCCATACAGGTGATATTGGTGAAGTTGATAAGGAAGGTTTCTTAAAAATTACAGATCGTAAAAAGTCTATGTTTAAAACCAGTGGTGGTAAGTATGTAGCACCACAACTAATAGAAAATGACATGAAACAGTCCCGTTTCATAGAACAAATATTAGTAGTGGGTGAAGGTGAAAAAATGCCAGCAGCTTTAATACAACCAGACTTTGAGTTTTTAAAAGACTGGGGAGCCAAAAAAGGTCGTGAACTTTCCTCAGACCCTAAAGAAATTATTAAAAACGAAAAGGTTATTAAACGTATTCAAAAAGAAGTTGATTTTTATAACGAGCGCTACGGAAAATGGGAGCGAGTTAAAAGGTTTGAACTTACTCCAGATGTATGGAGTATAGAAGAAGGACACCTAACCCCTACCATGAAAATGAAACGTAAAGTGATTCAAAATAAATATCAAGATTTATATGATAAGATTTATGAACGAAATCAATAA
- a CDS encoding M14 family zinc carboxypeptidase: protein MKKTILLILLLTSSFLFSQEVQEKYQRAKIHYNSSDDLSRLASLGVPVEHGTRKKGHFIISDYSVSEIETARNAGFNVDILIEDSKEYFLQRNRLQEPVVNPSCDTASEDYETPANFNLGSMGGYLTYQELLDELDAMRAQYPDLITSKENISNFLTEGTPDNSTTPSIGGNGIKWVKISDNPENTSEDEPQILYTAIHHAREPLSLSQLVFYMWYLLENYDSDPEVQSIVNNTELYFVPVINPDGYLYNEKTDPNGGGFWRKNRKNSYGTDLNRNYEYYINGDPNNGIWGGEGASANTSDPTYHGPAPFSEVETQAIKWFVENHNFVMAFNNHTSGDLLLYPYGYTDNAPTPENDLFVGISEELVSRNGFNNILSSELYPAAGDSDDFMYGTVGTHDKVYAMTPEIGPEFWPPSNQIEPLVKTMMYLNITSAKMVNNFAEVTNTAPAFTGNSTSNNATFSIKRLGINGNGDFTVNLNPVSANIISVGSPLSFNGLSLLDEDTGSIQYSLSTDVEPGDEIAYELVVNNGSYDTTTLITKKFGALEAVFEDPGESVTTNFNNNGWGISTSTFVSAPSSITDSPNGNYQDNANKTITLKNAIDLTNAIGANVTFNAKWEIENNWDYTQFEVSTDNGVTWTPQCGKYTNNGSSNSGQPTGEPLYDGEQSDWILEEIDLSDYLGESILVRFQFESDGGVRGDGFYFDDLTINIVDDSGLSVSNISENQFNIYPNPVDDLLNIDTALSSYTAELFTIQGQRVFVSEINTGPQTIDYSKYASGIYLLKLTSNEVSQTFKIVKQ from the coding sequence ATGAAAAAAACAATACTTCTAATTTTATTATTGACCTCATCATTTCTTTTTTCTCAAGAAGTTCAGGAAAAATACCAACGTGCAAAAATACATTATAATTCCTCCGACGACCTTTCTCGTTTAGCTTCCCTAGGTGTTCCTGTTGAGCATGGAACCCGAAAAAAAGGTCATTTTATTATATCAGATTATTCTGTTTCTGAAATTGAAACAGCACGTAATGCAGGTTTCAATGTCGATATTTTAATAGAAGACAGTAAAGAATATTTTCTTCAGCGTAATAGATTGCAAGAACCTGTTGTAAACCCAAGTTGTGATACTGCTTCAGAAGACTATGAAACTCCGGCTAATTTCAATTTAGGCTCTATGGGTGGCTATTTAACGTATCAAGAGCTTTTAGATGAGTTGGATGCGATGCGTGCTCAATATCCAGATTTAATTACTTCAAAAGAGAACATCAGTAACTTTTTAACCGAAGGAACACCAGATAACTCAACCACTCCATCTATTGGTGGAAATGGTATTAAATGGGTAAAAATTAGTGACAACCCTGAAAATACTTCAGAAGATGAACCACAAATTTTATATACCGCTATACATCACGCAAGAGAACCGCTATCGCTTTCTCAACTAGTTTTCTATATGTGGTATTTATTGGAAAATTATGATTCAGACCCAGAAGTACAAAGTATTGTGAATAATACTGAGTTATACTTCGTACCCGTAATAAATCCTGACGGCTATTTATACAACGAGAAAACAGACCCGAACGGAGGTGGCTTTTGGCGTAAAAACAGAAAAAACAGTTATGGTACAGATTTAAACCGTAACTACGAGTACTATATTAATGGTGACCCTAACAATGGTATTTGGGGTGGTGAAGGAGCTTCTGCAAATACCAGTGATCCAACCTATCACGGTCCTGCTCCTTTTTCAGAAGTAGAAACACAAGCTATAAAGTGGTTTGTTGAAAACCATAATTTTGTCATGGCTTTTAACAACCACACATCAGGAGATCTACTTTTGTATCCTTATGGATATACTGACAATGCCCCTACTCCCGAAAATGATCTATTTGTAGGTATTTCGGAAGAATTAGTTTCCCGAAATGGTTTCAATAACATTTTATCTTCAGAATTATACCCTGCCGCGGGTGATAGTGACGATTTTATGTACGGTACGGTAGGAACACACGATAAAGTCTATGCTATGACGCCCGAGATTGGTCCAGAGTTTTGGCCTCCTTCTAATCAAATTGAACCTTTGGTTAAAACAATGATGTATCTCAATATAACTTCGGCTAAAATGGTAAATAACTTTGCTGAAGTAACAAACACTGCCCCTGCTTTTACAGGAAACTCTACTTCAAACAATGCTACTTTTAGCATTAAACGATTAGGAATTAATGGCAACGGTGATTTTACAGTTAATCTGAATCCAGTTTCAGCTAACATTATCTCAGTTGGGAGTCCATTATCTTTTAACGGACTAAGTCTATTAGATGAAGATACCGGAAGTATTCAATATTCTCTTTCCACAGATGTAGAACCCGGAGACGAAATAGCTTACGAGTTAGTTGTAAACAATGGAAGCTATGATACCACTACCCTAATCACCAAAAAATTTGGTGCCTTAGAAGCCGTTTTTGAAGATCCGGGTGAAAGCGTTACTACGAATTTTAACAACAATGGATGGGGAATTAGTACATCAACATTTGTATCGGCACCAAGTTCTATAACTGATTCGCCCAATGGCAATTATCAAGATAATGCAAATAAAACAATTACTCTAAAAAATGCAATTGACTTAACCAATGCTATTGGCGCTAATGTTACCTTTAATGCAAAGTGGGAAATTGAAAATAATTGGGATTACACGCAGTTTGAAGTTTCTACTGATAATGGTGTTACTTGGACGCCTCAATGTGGTAAATACACAAATAATGGTAGCTCGAATAGCGGGCAACCGACAGGTGAACCCTTATATGATGGTGAGCAAAGCGATTGGATACTTGAAGAAATTGATTTAAGCGACTATTTAGGTGAAAGTATTTTGGTTCGGTTTCAGTTTGAGTCGGATGGTGGCGTTAGAGGTGATGGATTCTATTTTGACGATTTAACCATTAATATAGTTGATGATTCTGGATTATCAGTTTCAAATATTTCTGAAAATCAATTTAATATCTACCCAAATCCTGTCGATGACCTTTTAAACATAGATACTGCTCTTAGTAGTTATACTGCTGAACTTTTTACCATTCAAGGGCAGCGGGTTTTTGTTTCAGAAATAAATACTGGACCGCAAACTATAGATTATAGTAAGTATGCATCAGGAATTTATTTATTAAAACTTACTTCAAATGAAGTTTCACAAACTTTTAAAATTGTGAAACAATAG